A genomic segment from Centroberyx gerrardi isolate f3 chromosome 22, fCenGer3.hap1.cur.20231027, whole genome shotgun sequence encodes:
- the tnk2a gene encoding activated CDC42 kinase 1, with protein MQCEEGTEWLAELLTDVQLQQYFLRIRDELNVTRLSHFDYVKNEDLEKIGMGRPGQRRLWEAVKRRRALYKRKSWMSKVFPGKRPDADPQQPLPQGASASQVSANSEPGASLTCLIREAELQLFERLGDGTFGVVRRGEWTGPNGRVLSVAVKCLKGGVLDSEGLDDFIREVNAMHSLSHQNLIRLYGIVLTQPMKMVTELAPLGSLLDRLRKRQGHILISSLCGYAVQVACGMAYLEQRRFLHRDLAARNVLLSTNETVKIGDFGLMRALPTHTDHYVMEESHKIPFAWCAPESLKSRTFSHASDTWMFGVTLWEMFTHGQEPWLGLNGSQILHKVDVEAERLCKPDDCPQDIYNVMLQCWSPKPEDRPTFIALRDFLLETMPTDMRALQDFEEEDKLQINMSDVITIIEGRAEHYWWRGQNRRTLRVGQFPRHVVTSVAGLSAHDISRPLKHSFIHTGHGDTDPHRSWGHADRIDSLYLGNPMDPPDILGADPSIARPTKLPNRAKKQPPPRPPQPAVLLKKPFYDSVMDDYDDDDDGSASSGLKRLGVSLGLKLRPWEGPGVRSAKSEVSLIDFTDDSFSSATPSPLTETRQLDQDTLQDTPSILDWPLPLPAYDEVATELEDQSEDQEVRSINRGLADDVSAPPASSVEGRSESQSADLFQELQREVMVKLQVPMATGRSLPSSPLPLSLPPSGPHRQIYLPTPSSASCFSSSFEDRPVLPPRSPVPPLRPSKQALPARPPRPHARSSSVSLGDEEDTPPQIPPRDHAFSQPGSRSSSPLPLVPPLSSSPLALPPPPLSVSPRRASGLLGSFLSSSNSPSSSTSSPPTASHPSRLAPPGSSSSSGSLLDPLSFPERRGLSSLIDSAQSSAPAPLPERPAFLERYGAANMAAVKPMMQQPGGAKPNTSYNNNNGRTAAPSMQQEHSITQVQGAVHGVTVEECQAALHSHNWNIPEAVRHLKVEQLFRLGLRSRAECQEVLRRCEWNLEQSSTLMLDTYGPHRNRK; from the exons atgcagtGTGAGGAGGGGACAGAGTGGCTGGCGGAGCTGCTGACAGATGTCCAGTTGCAGCAGTACTTCCTGCGGATCCGTGATGAGCTCAACGTCACGCGCCTCTCCCACTTCGACTACGTCAAGAATGAAGACCTGGAGAAAATCGGCATGGGACGTCCCG GTCAGAGGAGGCTGTGGGAGGCAGTCAAGAGGAGGAGGGCTCTCTATAAACGCAAGTCCTGGATGAGCAAG GTGTTTCCGGGGAAACGACCCGACGCCGACCCCCAGCAGCCCCTCCCCCAGGGGGCGTCGGCCAGCCAAGTCTCGGCCAATAGCGAGCCGGGAGCCTCGCTCACCTGCCTGATCAGGGAGGCGGAGCTGCAGCTGTTTGAGCGGCTGGGAGACGGCACGTTCGGCGTGGTGCGGAGAGGAGAGTGGACCGGGCCCAACGGCAGAGTG ctgtccGTAGCAGTAAAGTGTCTGAAGGGGGGAGTGTTGGACTCTGAGGGTCTGGACGACTTCATCAGAGAGGTGAACGCCATGCACTCCCTCAGCCACCAGAACCTCATCCGCCTCTACGGGATCGTCCTCACACAGCCCATGAAGATg gtgacgGAGCTTGCTCCTCTGGGCTCTCTGTTGGATCGTCTGAGGAAGCGTCAGGGTCAcatcctcatctcctctctgtgtggctACGCTGTGCAG gtggcgTGCGGCATGGCCTACCTGGAGCAGCGGCGTTTCCTCCACAGAGACCTGGCGGCCCGGAACGTTCTGCTGTCCACCAATGAAACGGTGAAGATCGGAGACTTCGGCCTGATGCGGGCGCTGCCCACACACACCGACCACTACGTCATGGAGGAGAGCCACAAGATCCCCTTCGCATG gtgtgCTCCAGAGTCTCTGAAGTCTCGTACCTTCTCTCATGCGTCTGACACCTGGATGTTTGGAGTCACTCTGTGGGAGATGTTCACACACGGACAGGAGCCGTGGCTGGGCCTCAACGGGagccag atcCTCCACAAGGTGGACGTGGAGGCTGAGCGGCTGTGTAAACCAGACGACTGTCCTCAGGACATCTACAACGTCATGCTGCAGTGCTGGAGCCCCAAACCAGAGGACAGACCCACCTTCATCGCCCTCAGAGACTTCCTGCTGGAG ACCATGCCTACAGACATGAGAGCGCTGCAGGACTTCGAGGAGGAAGACAAACTGCAGATTAACATGAGCGACGTCATCACCATCATCGAGGgaag GGCGGAGCACTACTGGTGGCGAGGCCAGAACAGGCGCACGCTGCGTGTCGGTCAGTTCCCTCGTCACGTGGTGACGTCGGTGGCCGGCCTGTCCGCCCACGACATCAGCAGGCCGCTCAAACACTCCTTCATCCACACCGGACACGGAGACACCGACCCTCACCGGAGCTGGGGGCATGCAGACCGCATAGACAG TCTGTATTTGGGGAACCCCATGGACCCGCCTGATATTCTTGGAGCGGACCCCAGCATAGCCAGGCCGACCAAACTCCCCAACCGCGCCAAGA AGCAGCCTCCCCCTCGTCCGCCGCAGCCTGCTGTTCTGCTGAAGA AGCCGTTCTACGACTCCGTGATGGACGActacgacgacgacgacgacggcAGCGCTTCGTCGGGGCTGAAGAGGCTGGGCGTGTCTCTGGGCCTCAAGCTCCGCCCCTGGGAGGGGCCCGGCGTGCGCTCGGCCAAGAGCGAGGTGTCGCTCATCGACTTCACCGACGACAGCTTCAGCTCGGCCACGCCCTCGCCGCTCACCGAGACGCGGCAGCTGGATCAGGACACGCTGCAG gacACTCCCTCCATCTTGGACTGGCCCCTCCCACTGCCAGCTTACGATGAGGTTGCTACGGAGCTCGAGGACCAATCAGAGGACCAAGAGGTGCGTTCCATCAACAGGGGATTGGCTGACGATGTCTCGGCCCCGCCCGCTTCCTCAGTGGAGGGCAGGAGCGAGTCCCAATCAGCTGACCTCTTCcaagagctacagagagag GTGATGGTGAAGCTGCAGGTTCCCATGGCGACAGGccgctccctcccctcctcccccctccctctctccctgccaccCTCTGGCCCCCACAGACAGATCTACCTGCCGACCCCCTCCTCCgcttcctgcttctcctcctcctttgaaGACCGGCCGGTGCTGCCGCCCCGCAGCCCCGTCCCGCCTCTGCGTCCCTCCAAGCAGGCGCTGCCCGCCCGCCCGCCGCGCCCGCACGCCCGCTCCAGCTCCGTCTCCCTGGGCGACGAGGAGGACACGCCCCCTCAGATCCCGCCCAGAGACCACGCCTTCTCCCAGCCCggctcccgctcctcctccccgctcccTCTGGTGccgcccctctcctcctcgcccctggccctgccccctcctcccctgtccGTCTCCCCGCGCCGGGCGTCCGGCCTCCTGGgctccttcctgtcctcctccaactccccctcctcctccacctcctctcctcccaccgcCTCCCATCCTTCACGGCTCGCGCCTccaggctcctcctcctcgtccggCTCCTTGCTGGATCCGCTCTCCTTCCCCGAGAGGCGTGGCCTGTCCTCGCTGATTGACAGCGCCCAGAGTTCTGCTCCCGCCCCCCTGCCTGAGCGCCCAGCTTTTCTGGAAAG ATACGGAGCAGCCAACATGGCCGCAGTCAAACCCATGATGCAGCAGCCTGGCGGAGCCAAACCAAACACctcctacaacaacaacaatggacgAACTGCAGCTCCCAGCATGCAGCAGGAGCACAGCATCACACAG GTCCAGGGAGCGGTTCACGGTGTCACAGTGGAGGAGTGTCAGGCCGCTCTGCACAGCCACAACTGGAACATTCCTGAGGCCGTACGCCATTTGAag GTGGAGCAGTTGTTTCGGCTGGGCCTGCGGTCCAGAGCCGAGTGCCAGGAGGTTCTGCGGCGCTGCGAGTGGAACCTGGAACAGTCCAGCACACTCATGCTGGACACATACGGACCGCACCGCAACAG gaAGTGA